The genomic interval TGCTCCAGGTAGTGGGTGGCGCCGTTGAGCGTCGGGGTCTCGTCGCGGGAACCGACGTTGGCCCAGATGCCGAAGGTCGCCGAGCGTACGGACGGCAGGGTCTCAGTGACGATGCGCAGGCCCCCGGGAGGGTGGTACGGCGCACCGTACCGATGCCGTTCTCGCCCTGGAGAAGCGTTTGGGTACGGGCGACGGCCCGCCCCTCCGAAGAGGTGCGGGCCGTCTTCCGTGTACTACGGGACGTCACTTGGCGGACTCGTCCTTAGCCTCGTCGCCGTCCTCGCCCTCGATGACCGGGATCAGCGAGAGCTTGCCGCGCTGGTCGATCTCGGCGATCTCGACCTGGACCTTGGCGCCGACGCCGAGCACGTCCTCGACGTTCTCCACGCGCTTGCCACCGGCGAGCTTGCGGATCTGCGAGATGTGCAGCAGGCCGTCCTTGCCGGGCATCAGGGAGACGAAGGCACCGAAGGTGGTGGTCTTGACGACCGTACCCAGGTAGCGCTCGCCGACCTCCGGCATGGTCGGGTTGGCGATGGCGTTGATCGTGGCGCGGGCGGCCTCGGCGGCCGGGCCGTCGGCGGCACCGATGTAGATGGTGCCGTCGTCCTCGATCGTGATCTCGGCGCCGGTGTCCTCCTGGATCTGGTTGATCATCTTGCCCTTGGGGCCGATGACCTCACCGATCTTGTCCACGGGGATCTTGACGGTGATGATCCGCGGGGCGTTGGGGGACATCTCGTCCGGCGTGTCGATCGCTTCCATCATCACGTCGAGGATGTGGAGGCGGGCGTCGCGGGCCTGCTTGAGGGCCGCGGCCAGGACGGAGGCCGGGATGCCGTCCAGCTTGGTGTCGAGCTGGAGGGCGGTGACGAACTCCTTGGTACCGGCGACCTTGAAGTCCATGTCGCCGAAGGCGTCCTCCGCACCGAGGATGTCGGTGAGGGCGACGTAGTGCGTCTTGCCGTCGATCTCCTGGGAGATCAGACCCATGGCGATACCGGCGACGGGGGCCTTGAGGGGCACACCGGCGTTCAGCAGCGACATGGTGGAGGCGCAGACCGAGCCCATGGACGTCGAGCCGTTGGAGCCGAGGGCCTCGGACACCTGACGGATCGCGTACGGGAACTCCTCGCGCGTCGGCAGCACGGGCACGATGGCCCGCTCGGCCAGGGCGCCGTGGCCGATCTCGCGGCGCTTCGGCGAACCGACGCGGCCGGTCTCGCCGACGGAGTAGGGCGGGAAGTTGTAGTTGTGCATGTAACGCTTGCGCGTCACCGGCGACAGCGTGTCGAGCTGCTGCTCCATCCGGAGCATGTTCAGCGTGGTGACACCCAGGATCTGGGTCTCGCCGCGCTCGAACAGCGCCGAGCCGTGCACGCGCGGGATGGCCTCGACCTCGGCGGCGAGCGTACGGATGTCCGTCACGCCGCGGCCGTCGATGCGCTTCTTCTCCTTGATGACGCGCTCACGGACCAGGGCCTTGGTCAGCGAGCGGTACGCGGCGGAGATCTCCTTCTCGCGGCCCTCGAACTGCGGGAGCAGCTTCTCGGCGGCCACGTCCTTGACGCGGTCCAGCTCGGCCTCGCGGTCCTGCTTGCCGGCGATGGTGAGCGCCTGGGCCAGCTCGCTCTTGACGGCGGCGGTCAGGGCCTCCAGGACGTCGTCCTGGTAGTCCAGGAAGACCGGGAACTCGCCCTCGGGCTTGGCGGCCTTGGAGGCGAGCTCCGACTGGGCGCGGCACAGGACCTTGATGAACGGCTTCGCGGCCTCGAGACCGGCGGCGACGACCTCTTCGGTCGGGGCCTCGGCGCCGTCCTTGACCAGCTGGATGGTCTTCTCGGTGGCCTCGGCCTCGACCATCATGATCGCGACGTCTCCGTCCTCCAGGACGCGACCGGCGACGACCATGTCGAAGACGGCGTCCTCGAGCTCGGTGTGCGTCGGGAAGGCGACCCACTGGCCCTTGATCAGGGCCACACGGGTGGCGCCGATCGGACCGGAGAAGGGCAGGCCCGCGAGCTGCGTGGAGCAGGAGGCGGCGTTGATCGCGACCACGTCGTACAGGTGGTCGGGGTTGAGCGCCATGACCGTCTCGACGATCTGGATCTCGTTGCGCAGGCCCTTCTTGAAGGACGGGCGCAGCGGGCGGTCGATCAGGCGGCAGGTGAGGACGGCGTCCTCGGACGGGCGGCCCTCGCGGCGGAAGAACGAGCCGGGGATCTTGCCGGCCGCGTACTGCCGCTCCTCGACGTCGACGGTCAGCGGGAAGAAGTCCAGCTGGTCCTTGGGCCGCTTGGAGGCGGTGGTGGCCGACAGCACCATGGTGTCGTCGTCCAGGTAGGCCACGGCGGAGCCGGCGGCCTGACGGGCCAGGCGGCCCGTCTCGAAGCGGATGGTGCGGGTGCCGAAGGCGCCGTTGTCGATGACGGCCTCGGCGTAGTGGGTCTCGTTCTCCACCAGGGATATCTCCTCGTC from Streptomyces albireticuli carries:
- a CDS encoding polyribonucleotide nucleotidyltransferase — protein: MENETHYAEAVIDNGAFGTRTIRFETGRLARQAAGSAVAYLDDDTMVLSATTASKRPKDQLDFFPLTVDVEERQYAAGKIPGSFFRREGRPSEDAVLTCRLIDRPLRPSFKKGLRNEIQIVETVMALNPDHLYDVVAINAASCSTQLAGLPFSGPIGATRVALIKGQWVAFPTHTELEDAVFDMVVAGRVLEDGDVAIMMVEAEATEKTIQLVKDGAEAPTEEVVAAGLEAAKPFIKVLCRAQSELASKAAKPEGEFPVFLDYQDDVLEALTAAVKSELAQALTIAGKQDREAELDRVKDVAAEKLLPQFEGREKEISAAYRSLTKALVRERVIKEKKRIDGRGVTDIRTLAAEVEAIPRVHGSALFERGETQILGVTTLNMLRMEQQLDTLSPVTRKRYMHNYNFPPYSVGETGRVGSPKRREIGHGALAERAIVPVLPTREEFPYAIRQVSEALGSNGSTSMGSVCASTMSLLNAGVPLKAPVAGIAMGLISQEIDGKTHYVALTDILGAEDAFGDMDFKVAGTKEFVTALQLDTKLDGIPASVLAAALKQARDARLHILDVMMEAIDTPDEMSPNAPRIITVKIPVDKIGEVIGPKGKMINQIQEDTGAEITIEDDGTIYIGAADGPAAEAARATINAIANPTMPEVGERYLGTVVKTTTFGAFVSLMPGKDGLLHISQIRKLAGGKRVENVEDVLGVGAKVQVEIAEIDQRGKLSLIPVIEGEDGDEAKDESAK